The genome window TTAGATGCACGAAAGGCGTTCGCCGAGGCCGTAACCCTCTTGATGCAGGAGAGCGACTTAGTCCCCATGGAGAAGATGAGGCCGTCGGTACGGCAGCGCATACGTTCCACGCGAGAGCAGCTAGCCAAGGAGGGAATAGACTTTGCCACCCAGGTTATTGAGGCACGATATCGCTGGATCGCAGGAGTTTGCGACAAGGTTTTATTGGTTCCGAAGAGTGTCGCCCAGCATAGTCCCCTCTCTTTCAACGAGCGCATAGATAAGGTGCTGATGCATCCGTTTTGGGGGTATGTTATTTTCTTTGGCCTTATGGCGGTAGTTTTTCAGCTTATCTTTGCTTTAGGGCAGGCGCCTGCCGACGCGATAAAGGATGGTATCGCCAAACTCGGTAGCTTGCTCACACGGTATGTGCCTGCAGGAGATCTGCGTGATCTGTTAAATGATGGCGTTTTGGGTGGGGTGGGCACAACACTCTCTTTCCTACCGCAGATTTTGCTGCTGTTCTTCTTCATTAGTTTGCTGGAAGATACAGGCTACATGGCACGTGCCGCCTTTTTAATGGATCGACTGATGAGCCGTGTAGGGCTTCATGGGAAGTCGTTTATCCCTTTACTATCCTCCTTTGCTTGTGCTATTCCAGGAATTCTCGCCACACGTACCATTGGGGATCGAAAGGCACGACTGATCACCATCCTTGTTGCGCCTTTAATGTCATGTTCAGCACGCTTGCCGGTATATCTATTGATGACAAGCGCTTTCATTCCCAATCGGCGTGTGTTCGGCATTGGATCTGTCACGCTCTTAACCCTGCCGGCAGCAACATTTATCGCTCTCTACTTTTTGGGGATGGCGGCAGCTTTTGGCATGGCTTGGCTGTTTCATAAAACCCTTTTGAAGGGGGTATCGCCCACCTTCCTCATGGAGTTACCACCCTATCGCCTGCCGAGCGTAAAAGCAGCTGTCATCCAAATGGTGGAACGCGCAGGGCTGTTCGTACGCAGGGCAGGCACGGTGATACTTTCCGTAGCGATCGTGGTTTGGTTCCTTTCAAGCTATCCTAAGTACCCACATCTCACACCGGATCAGGCGCTTCAAAAAAGTTATCTGGGGCAACTTGGCCGTCTGATCGAGCCGACGATACGACCTCTAGGTTTCAATTGGAAGATGGGGGCTGGCATCGTCTCCTCGTTTATCGCACGAGAGGTGTTTGTTTCGACGATGGGCACCATCTACAACGTGGCCGACACGGATTCAAGGGCAGGACAGGCCGATCTTGGAAAACGCATGCAGGCCGATATTGACCCCGCAACGGGCCAACACGTTTTTACCCCGTTGGTGGCGGTGTGTTTGATGATCTACTATGTGCTCGCAATGCAGTGCATGTCTACGGTTGCAGTTGTAAGGAAGGAAACAAACGGCTGGAAATGGCCTCTCTTCCAAATCGCTTATATGACAGCATTGGCATGGATAGTTACGTTTGCTGTATACCATGTAGGGTTGTTGTTCGGTTGGGGGATGCATTAGATGAATTGGCAACAGATTACTACATTTGGGATGGTTGGAGCCGCAGCACTCTATCTAGTCTGCTATATCTGGCGCATGGTGCAGTCTTTTTGGAGAGAGGGGAGTATCTGCAAGGTTTGTCAAGGATGCGCGCTCGTCAAGTTAAAGCAGGCAGCCGATAAGAAGCAAAAGCGAGTTAGTTCGATCCGACCTAATGAGATAGTTCCTATCTCTACTATTTACACTTACTCGCGCCCAGCGAAGAGAGAGGATAGACAAGGGTTAGACTAGTTGCGGTTTTTTGGCATAACGTTGACGTAGACAGGAATGTCCATCTGCTCCCGATCGATCGCTTGTACGAAAACGTGAAGAGTAAGCGCTCCGGCGGGTGCGCTAGGGGTTAGTTGAACCTGCAGAATGCGTGTTAACGATGAATTGGATGAAGCGACGGTCGTTGGAGCGGGCAGAAGAAAAGCTTTAAGGTAGGGAGCGGAGGTACGGATGGTAAGGTCGTGCCATAGATCTGGGCGAGTAGTTTTTAAGGTGACTCTATCGTAAGCCGTACGTCCCTGAAAGACGGAACCTAACACGAGGACATGCGGATCGCATTGGAAGGCGCCAACGACGTTGGCTTTGAAGTAGGCTATATCATGTGCTATGGTATTTGACGGATAGGGGACAGTGGGGTAGAGGGTTCCCTGAAGCGGTCCTAGGGGCGCAAAAGGCTCTAGGGTCACTTGGTAGGCCGCTTCAATGGCGGTGCGTGAATGCCATTGAACCGTATGCGGTTTTGAGATTAAAACGGTTTTGATAAATGGTAAACTCCGTTGTCGATCCGAAGGCTGGGGAGCGGACAAAGGTGTCATGCCTAGCCGTAGCGGTTGGTGGAAGTTTTTCAGTAAACGAGCGTCTATGCGAACCTTGAGCATTTGGGAATGAGACTGCCCAAAAGGAACCGTGCCGAAATCCACCACCTGTGGATCGAATTCGATAAGAGGCAACACCGTACCCTTCATCTCCAAAGACACTGCCGGGGACAGATCGCCTTTCGTGAACACATAGATGTATTTGGTGAAATCGCCTGGTTTGAGGTGGTCTACTTGGATGTCGGCATCAAGCGTAACGGTTTCGTTCGGGGCGATGATCGTCTGCCCGTTGGACTCTATAGAGGGGGAGAGAAGGAGGGAAGTGCAGCCGCAGGAGGGTTGAATCTGTTCGATGGTAATGGGGTTGGTCGTATTGTTGTGCAGGTGAAAACTACATTTCAGCGTTTTGGTCTGGAGTGGGTCTACGATACCAAAGTCATATACTGAGACACTAGCGGGAGGATGTTTGGAAGATAGCACAACGAGACCGGACGGTTGAGCTAATGCGATGGAAGCCGACGTTATGAGGAGGAATGTCAATAGCGGAGAGACTTGTAAGAGGCGCATTAGTGGGTCTCCGATGTTTTATTGGTTAACTGCTGAATTGCCTGGACGGCATTTAATGTAATTGTTATGCCTGTGGCTTTTTGAGGGGCATCGGCAGCATGATCGTTGGTGTAGATGATCTGTTGTTCCGTATTGAGAATAAAAACACGCGGGCATACCGGTGTTTTGTAGAGTAAGGCCACCCGCATGGACGGATCGGACAAGAGTAGGGTGTTTTTGATGTCGAGTTGCGTTTCCTGAAGGAATGTTTTTGCATCGTTTGCCGAACCGGTGAAGACGATAAGGGTAAGGCAGGTAGATGGTAACTTCCCGCTTTGTTGAACGGCCGCCCACGCGCGTGCACATTCTTGGCACCATGGACATCCACAAAAGAAGAAAAGCGCTAAAGGACGGTGAATATAGTCGCGTAGAGTGTGTAAACGGCCTTGCGTGTCCTTGAGCTGAAAGTTGGGAGCTGGGTCGGCTTTAGTGTCGGTGGTAAGCGGAGTCAACAAAAAGACATGGGTTTCTCCATCCAAGCGCCCGATACCAACGATCTGTCCGCGATTATTAATGCGAAAAGCGCGTTGGAGTATCCAACCGGAGTTTGAGGGGATGCAATGGTTTAGGTCTTCCATGTGCCCATTTTCCCATAGGAAAGCATGTTGGTGCTGATAACGGTCGGCGGAGGAGCCTACGATCTGCCCTTGTGCATTGATGCCCCATGCTGTAGAGGGAGAGTCACCAAGAGTTCCAAGGTCAACAATTTTATGATTTTTCCAAAGACAGGCATGGATATCTCCGTCTGCTGTGTTGGCCCAACCGACAACCACCCCTGCGTCGTTGATAGCATGGGCGTGGCTAAAAGAGCCACCCGGAAGCAGACCAAGATCACTCATCTTTCCTTGGACATATACAAAGGCTCGGCTTACCGCTTTCGGGGCATTATTAGATATCCCCACAACGGCATCCTTGTTGTTGATCCCCTCGGCAATGCTAAAATCCCCGTTGGGCAGGGTACCGAGATCGCGTATCTTACCATTATGATAGAGAAAGGCATGTGTGAAACCGGAGGCAAGCTGGCTAAACCCGACGATATCCCCCTGTGCGTTGATGTCCAAAGCGGCACCAAACGAACCGCCTAGCCCGCCCAGGTCGTGCATAGATTCCTTTTCCCATAGAAAGGGATGCATAAAACGGACATCTTGGGCAGAGCGGGCGATACCTACAACCTGCAGTTTGTCGTTGAGCGCCGTCGCGTAAGTATCGGGATAGTTGGGCAGTCCATGCAATATTTTAAGCTGCCCTTCATGCCAAAGCCAGGCAGTGGGGTGCTCATTAAGTTTAGCAGGATGCCAACCGGTTACTGCTCCCTCTTGATTGATTGCTGGACCGATGTTGTCTGTTGGTGTTGAGATAAGACCTAAATCGGCCACGCGGTAGCGTATCTTATTAGTCAAATTATGGGGAGGGGTTTCGATGCCTTCCTGTGGCTCTTGAAAAACCAGTAGGATGGGAAGGAAGAGAATGAGTAGCACTTTTGAACGCAGCATGGGTTTCTCTTTGGACTAGGAGTAGGTGCGATAACTTATTATATTCTTCATTTCATCTTGGGGCAATAGCGACTGACGAGACTCTTGCAGCTGTCGTTCAAGAAGAGGATGATGGGGAGAGAGAACACAGACGGGATCGGTTACCGAGGGATCGCCTGTGAGTAGCGCGGCTTGGCAACGACACCCTCCGAAGTCTATCTCTTTATAGGGGCAGCTACTGCAAGGCTCTTGCATCCATTCGGTGCCTCGGAAGCGGTTGAATGCCTCAGAGTGTTCCCAGATCCACTGCAGGGAGCGCTCTCGTACGCTGTCAAAAGTTAGATTAGGTATTTCATAAGCTGTAGGGCATGGGAGAACATCACCTATAGGATTTACGCAGAGATAGCGTCGTCCCCAGCCGTTCATGCAGGGTTTTGGACGCAGACTGTGGTAATCGGAAAGGACATAGAGTATCTCGATGCGATTTTTGTATGTTTTTCGCGCTTCTGCCACCGCTTTCGCGGCGTCCTCGATCTGTTGAGCGGAAGGCAACAAGGCTCTCCTATTTTTGAAAGCCCAACCGTAGTATTGCGTATTTGCCAGCTCTAAGCGTTTGGCTTTGAGGTTAACGGCAAATTCGATGATTTGAGGGATACGATGAATGTTGAAACGGTGAATCACCACATTTATGGTTAGTGGAAGGTTTATTTCTTGAACAGCTTGAACTGCTAGGAGTTTTGAACGAAAGGCATTTGTACCGGCGATACTAAGGGCGAGAGCCGGCTCGTCGGCCTGGAAGCTAATTTGAACGCTATCAAGCCCTGCCTTTTTAAGGCGTTTTGCACGGGAGAGAGTAAGTCCTACTCCACTCGTGATAAGATTGGTGTAGAGACCAGCATCGTGGGCCGCTTCAATGAGCATCTCGATGTCTTTACGTTGTAGGGGCTCCCCTCCGGAGAGTAGGGCATGAAGAACGCCGAGATCGGCAGCTTGTCGGAAGACATGTGTCCATTCGTCCGTATTTAGCTCAGCATGCCCTTGCGGATAGCGCACAGGATTAGAGCAGTAAAGACAGCGGAGAGGGCATCGGTAGGTAAGTTCGGCTAGAAGACCAAAGGGACGGGTGTTCATTGTCGGTTTTGATCGGACGATGGAGGTTCGTCTTCGAAAATAATAAGATTGCGTTGGTGAAGGCGATGGAGATAGGCCTGCACGTCAGCGATAAGGCTTTCGGCAGAGGCAGAGTACTGCTCACATAGCTTTGAGCAGATCGTGGCCAGATCGGTATAGCCGTCGCAGAGTTTGAGAACAGCGGAAGCTGTCTCGTTTAAAAGAAGCACACCTTCTGGGTACACAAGGACCATTTTGCCAGTGACCCGATCTTGTTGGAGACGGGCGTAAGAAGAGAGGATAGGAATAGCATTTAGAGGTAGGGAGTTAGAACTCATTATTTTGTTTCCTCTTTTGACGGTTGTGTTGCGCCGCCATAGGCGAGTTGAATAGCATCTAACATAGCCCAGAGCAGATCGCATTTGAATGCGAGGGCCTCGACGGCCTTTTCTTGCAATTCACGTGTGTTACAATAGGTAAGCGTTAGCTCGAGACCTTCGTTCGAGTCACGCCGGGCTTGCATAAGTCGCGCACGGAAATACTGCAGCCCGTCTGGAACGATCCAGGTATAGTGTTTCTCAAAGGCAGCAAGTCGCTCGCGCATAAGGTCGGGAGCGAAAAGCTCTGTAAGAGAGGCTGCAATGGCGATAGGCCAAGGCTGTGTACGGCAGAAGTTGACGTAGGCATCCACGGCGAAACGCACCCCTGGCAAGAGGTAGCGATGGCTCCAAACATCATCACGTGATAGACCGGCTGCTTCAGCCAGTCGAAGCCAGGCTTCAATACCCCCTTCTCCTTGAGCTTGACCATCGTGATCGAGAATTCGGTGAATCCAGATGCGACGAACTTCCGGCCGTGGGCAGTTGGAAAGAATGGCAGCATCCTTTATAGGAATGTTCTGTTGATAGTAGAAGCGGTTGGCTATCCAGCCGCGAATCTGATTTTGAGAGAGTCGTCCGGCGTTCATCGCGATATGAAAAGGATGAAGATGGTGATAGCGATCCTTGCCAACGTCGCGTAAGCGCTGTAGAAATGTTTCTCTATCCCAGATTTCTGTCATTCTTTTTTCCTTTCTCGTTTAGAGAACGAACTCCATACCATCTTCTCCTACAAGGCATCCAGCCGTTTCGACGATTCGGCGTTGATAGGAGTCGGGTATAAGGATAGGGTTGGTGTTGTTGATATGCACGTAGACTTTGCAACAGGTGCGAATAGCCATGAGATGGGACAGACTGCCGTTATGACCTGAAATAGGAAGATGGCCGATTTGTGTCGCGGTGCGGTTACTGAAGCCGAGTGCAATCATCTCCTGTTCTTCCCAGAAAGTTCCATCTATGAGTAGAAGATCGCAACGAGCACACTCTGCCGTTAATGAGTCAGGCCAACACGGAAGGTCTGGGAGATAGAGGAGGCTTTTACCGGTTTTGGCATCGGTTAGAGAGAGGGCAACGATATGCTCCGTCGAAGCGTCTCTTGATTGAAGCCTATAGCGAGGGGGATTTCCAGGTAGGTCGATGGCTTGGACAAGCAGACCGGATGGCGACTCGTCTGCTAGCAGAAGCGGCTGCGGTATGTGAGGAAGAAGACGCCATATGAGCTGGGTGTAGGGACTAAGGATACGTTCTATGCCGAGCCCTTCGATGAGTGTCTGGCGCGTGGTTGGGGTGGTGTAGAGAACGAGCGGTGAGTGCTCGCGCAGCAGGAAGAGACCTAGGGCATGGTCGAGATCGGCATTCGTGATCAACACAGCTTGAATAGGAGTATGCCTCGCCGGATGGGGGTGAAGCCTTGGGAAGGCTTCGATCTGGAGAGTGATATCCGGCGAAGCATTCAAAATGAACCAGTTCTGTCCATCAGCGCTTACAACCACTGAAGATTGTGTTCGTGGCTTGACGGTATTCGGATCGGAACGAGCCTTAGAGCAGCAGAGACAGGCACAGTTCCATTGTGGGAAACCGCCACCTGCTGCGGTCCCTAATAGGCGTACGTACATGGTTTTTATAGGTGTGAGTAGGGGCAGATAAGGAAGCGGTAGTTACTTGAAAGTACCCTGCTTCCTCGTACGCAACAAGACGCTAATTCTCGTCACACAGTACGTAGGCTGAGCACTCTGCGTTGACGCTGATCTCTTCAAAGTCAGGAGTCGTCCACTCTTGCATCTTTTTGTTACCTCCTTGATGAGCTATAGATTTATGGAGTGTGGTTTTTATGGAACGGTATAGGTCCAGGTGAGTATCTCCTGGGTAGCAGTAAGTCCGCCGGTTCCTCCAGTAAAGCCGACATAGCCTATAGGGCTTCCGATGGTGTTAGGAATGTCTATTTGATAAGACTGTGTAGCCGTTGCAGAAGTTTGGGTGTCGCGTATGGTAACCTGGAGGGTAGTGCCATCGTAGACCATATCTACGGCGAAGATATGGCCACTATGGAGATCAATCCCAGTGTTGGAGAGGTCAATGGCAGGGACGGTAGGGGGTGCTCCATTCGTATAGAGGCCTGTAGAGTCGGTGCCTTCCCCGCTATTGTTGTACAGATCGAACTTTATGGCGACGCTGTTATTAATGCCTTCATAGCCCAGCGACCCGCCGGCAGCACCTAGCGCCGTCGGCCCATCACTTTGGATGGTGAAGGTAAAGCCGTCGGCTTGTGCATTTTGGATTTGGAAAGTGAAGTGGTTGTGGAACTTTCGTACGTCTACGAGATATTTAAAGAAGGCGCTGCTCGCTTCAAAGTAGGTGGCACTGTTGGTGAGTTGCAGACGGGTATCGTCGAAAGTGGCACCGCCATTCAGCACGATATTGCCTGAGCTGCTGAAGCCCGAGGGGTAGTTCGGTAGTATTTTTGGAAGCGGCGTTGCGCTCGCCTCGTTGGAAAGCACACTTTGACCAAAGCTGTTGACGGCAGCAACTCGATAATAGTAAGTTGAATTTGCTTGCACGCCTGTATCGGAGAAAGAAGGTGAGGTGATACCGGTTTTGTAGAGAGTTTCAGCTCCTGAGGCGGTGGCACGATAGATGTTGTAGCTAGAGGCTCCTCCGATGGGGTCCCATTGGAGGTTGACTTGCAAGATATCGGGGTTGGCTACCAGCTCGGTTGGTGCCGCCGGAGGACCGCCGGGGCTACAGACAGTGAGAAACGGTGGGTGGACACCAGCTTCACGGGAGTAGAAATTGGTCATAACATCCTTAAGCCCACGATAGGGTGTGAGAGCGACGGAAAACTGTTTATTTGTAGTGGCTATCTGTTTTAGGAAGTAGAGACTAACATCCCAGCGATAGTATTGATCGTTTGGTGAGATTCGTGTATTTGCAAAGGGATAGAGCAGCGACGGCATGTTATTCCAAGTTATTGTTCTCTCATCCCATGTACTGTTCGACACGGCTTGTGCAGTTACTAGAGTTACGCGGCCGTTTTGACTAGAGCCGAAGAGAGCGAGAAAGGCCCCACTCAGCGGAGATGATAGTCCAGAGAGGTCGAATTTGAGAAATGTATAGCAGGTATCATTTAGAGAGTCGTTGCTGACTCTCAAATTTTGAGCCGCGCCAAAATTCTGATTCGCATAGATTCCTGCACAAGTATAGGCGTCGGAAGTAGGGGAGAGAGTTTTAGTGCCCCCACGTCCGAGCTGTGGACTTGCAGCCACTTCGTTAGAAGGGGGGCTTTCGCCTCCGTTATTCTGTGCGGTAACACGATAATAGTAGATAATTCCGTCTTGGAGGCCGGTATCGGTGAAGTAGTTTTGAGAGACATTTTGTTTATACAATGTCTCCTGCCCACTTATCGTTCCTCGGTAGATGTTGTAGCTATCGGCATTGGAGACGGGTGTCCACGAGAGGGCAACTTGCTGATCGCCTACGGAAGCAGTTAAGGAGGATGGAGCGGTGGGGCGGACGGAATCGAGCAGGCCATAGACAACAAGTTGTCCAGCTCCGATGGGGTCATTAGGCGCACCGAAGCTAGCCATATAGACTTTGCCGTTAGCGATTGTGGGGCAACAAAACTTAGCAAATTTGCCAATATCATCTCGGCTGACGTTCATCCTACTATTCCACAGCTCTTTAAGACGAGGGATACCTTGGCTATCCACCGAAATGCTGTTGGCATCGAAAGCCTGAAGAATACCCGGTACCACGGCATTATTGGCGTTACCTTGATAGGGATGAGATGCCCAAATAATCGCAGTACCTGGCTTTTGGCCGTTTGCAGAGATGGAAAGCATGGCTCCAGGCATGCCATCGGGAACCCTGTTGGGACTATATGCGATGGGAGTTGCGTTGAAGTAGGTGCCTTTAAATGCAAAGACTTTCAGATAGTCCTCTTCAGACCAGACATAGATGCAAGGGCCATTCACCGGGCTATTATAGTAGACGGGAGAGCCGTGTATGTGCCCGTTGCCTGCTTGGAAGCTCTGTACGATTTGGGTATCTCCACCTGGATTAAAGTGGCCAAGGTTATGGATATTTAATAGGTAAAAGACGCCTTGTTTTCCTCCACCGATGATATAAGGGGTATTGGGGATAACGAGTACGCCGGAGGAACCTAGGTCCAGATCGGCCGCATTGAGACTGTCCACGTTGTAGGGCGTAAACCAGTCAAGTACTTTAAGGCCACCCTGATTAGGGATAGCGGGGCTAAGCTTTATGAAGCTACAGCCTAGGTCAGGGCCGCCCGTGTTCGCATCGAATGTGCCATTGCCCGTCATGATATAGATATTGCCATCTTGCCCAACAGTGGGTCCCTCACCGGACTGCCATATGCCCCCTTCTGTTCCATTGAGGGTATCGCAATAAGTGGCAATTTGGTGCAGATTCGAGGCATCGTAAGCAACGATCCATCCATGATAGGGGCCGCAATCGTTATGAGATGCCCACGAAATGTAGACGGCGCCACGATAGAGGAGGAGAGCTGGACGCTGGTTTTGAATCTTTGGATCGAAGGTTAGATTGCCATAGGAGGCGGTGATCTCGACCGGCCCGTTTAGCCGTTCTTGGCCGGTGGTGATATCAAGTGCATGCAGCCATTGATGATAGGTACCATCCGGGTTTTTATTACGACTAACTAAGTACATCAGATTAGTACTTGGATCGATGACGGGTGTGCTGAGAATGCCGACGCGGACAGAGATATCGGTGCAGCAGCACTGAACATCGGAGGCCGGAACAGGAGGGCCGAAATTATCTTGCCAAAGTGGTGCTGACTGGTTGGGGTCGTCCGCGTCGAAGGCATAGACGCTGTTATTCATTGTTGCGACAAAAACAACATTATGGATGCCTTTTCCTGGAACGAGTAGATGGGGCACATAGAGCGGTTGTGCATAGATTTCAGCGTCTACGTGACGGGTGAAGAGCTTACCAAATTTCTGAACGTTTACATTGGAAGTATTAAGGATGGTCTCGTTTAGGTTTGCGCCGGAACGATAGATATCGTTATGTTGGGTAAGTACAGAGACCTGAGCGGACAGGGGCAGTGCTAGAACGAGCCAGACAATGAGGCCAATAACTGCAGTGCGTATCGAGCAGGTGCGATCACGAAGCCGGCGCATAGTATCTTCTCCTTTGAATAAAAGTCGCTAGTCACCTTGGGCTACCGTAGTCAGGGCCATGGTATGATATGGGCATTTTTATAATAAGAACACAGGAACTCACTAAAAAGTTCCTGTGTTTTCAATCGTGA of Chthonomonas calidirosea T49 contains these proteins:
- the feoB gene encoding ferrous iron transport protein B, which produces MSSLSVETRLTGARIFTVAIIGNPNSGKTTLFNALTGLRQKVGNYPGVTVERKEGRVTLEDGTQLVLFDLPGLYSLTPHSPDELIAREVLLGLRADTPPPDVVLNVVDASNLERNLYLTSQLLDLGVPVVIALTMTDMVRKEGKQLDTDALERATGVPVVAVVAAKKEGLPQLLEALKQSAGMPAPSLAWEVPEEIRQGISGLQEALQQEHALDARKAFAEAVTLLMQESDLVPMEKMRPSVRQRIRSTREQLAKEGIDFATQVIEARYRWIAGVCDKVLLVPKSVAQHSPLSFNERIDKVLMHPFWGYVIFFGLMAVVFQLIFALGQAPADAIKDGIAKLGSLLTRYVPAGDLRDLLNDGVLGGVGTTLSFLPQILLLFFFISLLEDTGYMARAAFLMDRLMSRVGLHGKSFIPLLSSFACAIPGILATRTIGDRKARLITILVAPLMSCSARLPVYLLMTSAFIPNRRVFGIGSVTLLTLPAATFIALYFLGMAAAFGMAWLFHKTLLKGVSPTFLMELPPYRLPSVKAAVIQMVERAGLFVRRAGTVILSVAIVVWFLSSYPKYPHLTPDQALQKSYLGQLGRLIEPTIRPLGFNWKMGAGIVSSFIAREVFVSTMGTIYNVADTDSRAGQADLGKRMQADIDPATGQHVFTPLVAVCLMIYYVLAMQCMSTVAVVRKETNGWKWPLFQIAYMTALAWIVTFAVYHVGLLFGWGMH
- a CDS encoding DUF1573 domain-containing protein, encoding MRLLQVSPLLTFLLITSASIALAQPSGLVVLSSKHPPASVSVYDFGIVDPLQTKTLKCSFHLHNNTTNPITIEQIQPSCGCTSLLLSPSIESNGQTIIAPNETVTLDADIQVDHLKPGDFTKYIYVFTKGDLSPAVSLEMKGTVLPLIEFDPQVVDFGTVPFGQSHSQMLKVRIDARLLKNFHQPLRLGMTPLSAPQPSDRQRSLPFIKTVLISKPHTVQWHSRTAIEAAYQVTLEPFAPLGPLQGTLYPTVPYPSNTIAHDIAYFKANVVGAFQCDPHVLVLGSVFQGRTAYDRVTLKTTRPDLWHDLTIRTSAPYLKAFLLPAPTTVASSNSSLTRILQVQLTPSAPAGALTLHVFVQAIDREQMDIPVYVNVMPKNRN
- a CDS encoding HAF repeat-containing protein yields the protein MLRSKVLLILFLPILLVFQEPQEGIETPPHNLTNKIRYRVADLGLISTPTDNIGPAINQEGAVTGWHPAKLNEHPTAWLWHEGQLKILHGLPNYPDTYATALNDKLQVVGIARSAQDVRFMHPFLWEKESMHDLGGLGGSFGAALDINAQGDIVGFSQLASGFTHAFLYHNGKIRDLGTLPNGDFSIAEGINNKDAVVGISNNAPKAVSRAFVYVQGKMSDLGLLPGGSFSHAHAINDAGVVVGWANTADGDIHACLWKNHKIVDLGTLGDSPSTAWGINAQGQIVGSSADRYQHQHAFLWENGHMEDLNHCIPSNSGWILQRAFRINNRGQIVGIGRLDGETHVFLLTPLTTDTKADPAPNFQLKDTQGRLHTLRDYIHRPLALFFFCGCPWCQECARAWAAVQQSGKLPSTCLTLIVFTGSANDAKTFLQETQLDIKNTLLLSDPSMRVALLYKTPVCPRVFILNTEQQIIYTNDHAADAPQKATGITITLNAVQAIQQLTNKTSETH
- the pqqE gene encoding pyrroloquinoline quinone biosynthesis protein PqqE, translating into MNTRPFGLLAELTYRCPLRCLYCSNPVRYPQGHAELNTDEWTHVFRQAADLGVLHALLSGGEPLQRKDIEMLIEAAHDAGLYTNLITSGVGLTLSRAKRLKKAGLDSVQISFQADEPALALSIAGTNAFRSKLLAVQAVQEINLPLTINVVIHRFNIHRIPQIIEFAVNLKAKRLELANTQYYGWAFKNRRALLPSAQQIEDAAKAVAEARKTYKNRIEILYVLSDYHSLRPKPCMNGWGRRYLCVNPIGDVLPCPTAYEIPNLTFDSVRERSLQWIWEHSEAFNRFRGTEWMQEPCSSCPYKEIDFGGCRCQAALLTGDPSVTDPVCVLSPHHPLLERQLQESRQSLLPQDEMKNIISYRTYS
- the pqqD gene encoding pyrroloquinoline quinone biosynthesis peptide chaperone PqqD; this encodes MSSNSLPLNAIPILSSYARLQQDRVTGKMVLVYPEGVLLLNETASAVLKLCDGYTDLATICSKLCEQYSASAESLIADVQAYLHRLHQRNLIIFEDEPPSSDQNRQ
- the pqqC gene encoding pyrroloquinoline-quinone synthase PqqC; its protein translation is MTEIWDRETFLQRLRDVGKDRYHHLHPFHIAMNAGRLSQNQIRGWIANRFYYQQNIPIKDAAILSNCPRPEVRRIWIHRILDHDGQAQGEGGIEAWLRLAEAAGLSRDDVWSHRYLLPGVRFAVDAYVNFCRTQPWPIAIAASLTELFAPDLMRERLAAFEKHYTWIVPDGLQYFRARLMQARRDSNEGLELTLTYCNTRELQEKAVEALAFKCDLLWAMLDAIQLAYGGATQPSKEETK
- the pqqB gene encoding pyrroloquinoline quinone biosynthesis protein PqqB, producing MYVRLLGTAAGGGFPQWNCACLCCSKARSDPNTVKPRTQSSVVVSADGQNWFILNASPDITLQIEAFPRLHPHPARHTPIQAVLITNADLDHALGLFLLREHSPLVLYTTPTTRQTLIEGLGIERILSPYTQLIWRLLPHIPQPLLLADESPSGLLVQAIDLPGNPPRYRLQSRDASTEHIVALSLTDAKTGKSLLYLPDLPCWPDSLTAECARCDLLLIDGTFWEEQEMIALGFSNRTATQIGHLPISGHNGSLSHLMAIRTCCKVYVHINNTNPILIPDSYQRRIVETAGCLVGEDGMEFVL
- a CDS encoding DUF7594 domain-containing protein; translation: MRRLRDRTCSIRTAVIGLIVWLVLALPLSAQVSVLTQHNDIYRSGANLNETILNTSNVNVQKFGKLFTRHVDAEIYAQPLYVPHLLVPGKGIHNVVFVATMNNSVYAFDADDPNQSAPLWQDNFGPPVPASDVQCCCTDISVRVGILSTPVIDPSTNLMYLVSRNKNPDGTYHQWLHALDITTGQERLNGPVEITASYGNLTFDPKIQNQRPALLLYRGAVYISWASHNDCGPYHGWIVAYDASNLHQIATYCDTLNGTEGGIWQSGEGPTVGQDGNIYIMTGNGTFDANTGGPDLGCSFIKLSPAIPNQGGLKVLDWFTPYNVDSLNAADLDLGSSGVLVIPNTPYIIGGGKQGVFYLLNIHNLGHFNPGGDTQIVQSFQAGNGHIHGSPVYYNSPVNGPCIYVWSEEDYLKVFAFKGTYFNATPIAYSPNRVPDGMPGAMLSISANGQKPGTAIIWASHPYQGNANNAVVPGILQAFDANSISVDSQGIPRLKELWNSRMNVSRDDIGKFAKFCCPTIANGKVYMASFGAPNDPIGAGQLVVYGLLDSVRPTAPSSLTASVGDQQVALSWTPVSNADSYNIYRGTISGQETLYKQNVSQNYFTDTGLQDGIIYYYRVTAQNNGGESPPSNEVAASPQLGRGGTKTLSPTSDAYTCAGIYANQNFGAAQNLRVSNDSLNDTCYTFLKFDLSGLSSPLSGAFLALFGSSQNGRVTLVTAQAVSNSTWDERTITWNNMPSLLYPFANTRISPNDQYYRWDVSLYFLKQIATTNKQFSVALTPYRGLKDVMTNFYSREAGVHPPFLTVCSPGGPPAAPTELVANPDILQVNLQWDPIGGASSYNIYRATASGAETLYKTGITSPSFSDTGVQANSTYYYRVAAVNSFGQSVLSNEASATPLPKILPNYPSGFSSSGNIVLNGGATFDDTRLQLTNSATYFEASSAFFKYLVDVRKFHNHFTFQIQNAQADGFTFTIQSDGPTALGAAGGSLGYEGINNSVAIKFDLYNNSGEGTDSTGLYTNGAPPTVPAIDLSNTGIDLHSGHIFAVDMVYDGTTLQVTIRDTQTSATATQSYQIDIPNTIGSPIGYVGFTGGTGGLTATQEILTWTYTVP